A section of the Streptomyces sp. CG1 genome encodes:
- a CDS encoding condensation domain-containing protein, translating to MRISDIQRCEARPGHLVEWTFSPATVAAAAALPPDPRPPSYLQESHIRTARSVREDGLFVPTWIGTAFDLPGPADLDALEQALRGWTLRHETLRSGFRWAGDDMHRFTLDEDDVSLHREVVGDFADADTLVRYLQDRFDVAADALGWPNFIYAAVVRDDSTSVYLAFDHTNVDAYSLQRIPDEIHELYRAGVTGRSLAGAPVGSYVDFCEQERANADGIDDTHAIVARWREFIARGDGMLPAFPVDLGLHPGGPLPAQKLMREPLVDADAAAAFEAYCRPYGGSMVGVLAATSLIVHQLGGEPVYRTVVPFHTRVKSAWSDSVGWYVGGAPIEVPAAGDFDGALTAVRAELQANRPLARIPLARVLRLLGADFRPTSPDLYSIVSYVDARVVPGSAHWPEQKTYGLLRVSYGDQVCVWISRLHEGLWLACRYPDTDIAYKNMRRYIEALRDLVVSVPAQNRLLATEPTFS from the coding sequence GTGCGAATTTCTGACATTCAGCGCTGCGAAGCGCGGCCCGGACATCTCGTCGAGTGGACGTTCAGCCCGGCGACCGTCGCGGCCGCGGCAGCGCTGCCGCCGGATCCGCGGCCGCCGTCGTACCTCCAGGAGTCGCACATCAGAACCGCGCGTTCGGTGCGCGAGGACGGACTCTTCGTGCCGACCTGGATCGGCACGGCGTTCGACCTGCCCGGCCCGGCCGATCTCGACGCGCTGGAACAGGCGTTGCGCGGCTGGACCCTGCGGCACGAGACGCTGCGCAGCGGCTTCCGATGGGCCGGCGACGACATGCACCGGTTCACGCTCGACGAGGACGACGTGTCCCTGCACCGCGAGGTGGTCGGCGACTTCGCCGACGCGGACACGCTGGTCCGCTATCTGCAGGACCGATTCGACGTCGCGGCGGACGCGCTCGGCTGGCCCAACTTCATCTACGCGGCGGTCGTCCGCGACGATTCCACCAGCGTGTACCTGGCGTTCGACCACACCAACGTCGACGCCTACTCCCTGCAGCGCATCCCGGACGAGATTCACGAGCTGTACCGGGCGGGCGTCACGGGCCGGTCCCTGGCCGGGGCGCCTGTGGGCAGTTACGTCGACTTCTGCGAGCAGGAGCGCGCGAACGCCGACGGCATCGATGACACCCACGCGATCGTCGCCCGCTGGCGGGAGTTCATCGCCCGGGGTGACGGCATGCTTCCGGCGTTCCCCGTCGACCTCGGGTTGCACCCCGGCGGTCCGCTGCCCGCCCAGAAGCTGATGCGCGAGCCGCTCGTAGACGCGGACGCCGCCGCCGCGTTCGAGGCGTACTGCCGGCCCTACGGCGGCAGCATGGTGGGCGTCCTGGCCGCGACCAGCCTGATCGTGCACCAGCTCGGCGGGGAGCCGGTCTACCGCACGGTCGTGCCGTTCCACACCCGGGTGAAGTCCGCGTGGTCGGACTCCGTGGGCTGGTACGTCGGCGGCGCACCGATCGAGGTGCCCGCGGCCGGGGACTTCGACGGCGCGCTCACCGCCGTCCGCGCCGAGCTGCAGGCCAACCGGCCGCTGGCGCGCATCCCGCTGGCCCGCGTACTACGTCTGCTCGGCGCCGACTTCCGCCCGACCTCGCCCGACCTGTACTCGATCGTCTCCTACGTGGACGCCCGCGTCGTCCCCGGCTCGGCCCACTGGCCGGAGCAGAAGACGTACGGGCTGCTCCGGGTGTCGTACGGCGACCAGGTGTGCGTGTGGATCAGCCGGCTGCACGAGGGGCTGTGGCTGGCCTGCCGCTACCCCGACACCGACATCGCGTACAAGAACATGCGGCGCTATATCGAGGCGCTGCGGGACCTCGTGGTGTCCGTGCCCGCGCAGAATCGTCTCCTGGCCACCGAACCGACATTTTCGTAA
- a CDS encoding tyrosinase family protein — MAYTRKNVTRLTATERRRFVSALLDVKRSGEYDEFVRMHIDYNTPDGERGLRTAHMAPSFLPWHRKVLLDLEQALRRVDDSVTVPYWDWTRDRSTTALPWTDDLLGGNGRRSDRQVMTGPFAYQAGDWTLTENVTDREYLTRDLGRARDPIQLPTGQDLESALTEPVYDTAPWDSTVTRGFRNKLEGWGPGQGKVSWRNHNRVHRWIGGVMLGAAAVNDPVFWLHHSFVDLQWTRWQQRHRNHRYLPADPPGERDAQRGRVVARHERLPPWDVTPDELEDMSGIYRYE; from the coding sequence ATGGCGTACACGCGTAAGAACGTCACCCGGCTGACCGCCACCGAGCGGCGCCGGTTCGTGAGCGCCCTGCTGGACGTCAAACGCAGTGGTGAGTACGACGAGTTCGTGCGGATGCACATCGACTACAACACTCCCGACGGTGAACGCGGGCTGCGCACCGCCCACATGGCGCCCTCCTTCCTGCCCTGGCACCGCAAGGTCCTGCTGGACCTGGAGCAGGCGCTGCGCCGGGTGGACGACTCGGTGACGGTGCCGTACTGGGACTGGACCCGCGACCGTTCGACCACCGCGCTGCCGTGGACCGACGACCTGCTCGGCGGCAACGGGCGGCGCTCGGACCGGCAGGTGATGACCGGCCCGTTCGCCTACCAGGCCGGCGACTGGACGCTCACCGAGAACGTGACCGACCGGGAGTACCTCACCCGCGACCTCGGCCGCGCCCGCGACCCGATCCAGCTGCCGACCGGCCAGGACCTGGAGTCGGCGCTGACCGAGCCGGTCTACGACACGGCGCCCTGGGACTCGACGGTCACCAGGGGGTTCCGTAACAAGCTGGAGGGGTGGGGGCCGGGCCAGGGCAAGGTCTCCTGGCGCAACCACAACCGGGTGCACCGCTGGATCGGCGGGGTGATGCTCGGCGCCGCCGCCGTCAACGACCCCGTCTTCTGGCTGCACCACTCCTTCGTCGACCTGCAGTGGACCCGCTGGCAGCAGCGCCACCGCAACCACCGCTACCTCCCGGCCGACCCGCCGGGCGAGCGCGACGCCCAGCGTGGCCGGGTCGTGGCCCGCCATGAGCGGCTGCCGCCGTGGGACGTGACACCGGACGAGCTGGAGGACATGAGCGGGATCTACCGGTACGAGTGA
- a CDS encoding tyrosinase family oxidase copper chaperone: MVPGVGGVPVGGQRGTPAADGARPRGSTRRDMTRRLFSSALVVALAPVSAACGRRAEHAQDDGRRATAFDETYRGRHIRGVEVHPAERAAAGGQWKVTIDGHPLHLMRRADGSWLSMVDHYRSYPTALAAARGAVDELGPKEQLHDLAPGPMGGGPMHMEGGNGVHA; the protein is encoded by the coding sequence ATGGTTCCAGGTGTCGGCGGAGTGCCGGTGGGCGGGCAGCGCGGCACGCCGGCCGCGGACGGAGCGCGGCCCCGGGGCAGCACACGGCGGGACATGACGCGGAGACTGTTCTCCTCGGCCCTCGTCGTGGCGCTCGCCCCGGTGTCCGCGGCCTGCGGACGGCGGGCCGAGCATGCCCAGGACGACGGTCGGCGGGCAACCGCCTTCGACGAGACCTACCGAGGCCGCCACATCCGCGGCGTCGAGGTGCACCCCGCCGAGCGGGCCGCCGCCGGCGGCCAGTGGAAGGTCACGATCGACGGCCACCCGCTGCATCTGATGCGTCGCGCCGACGGCAGCTGGTTGAGCATGGTCGACCACTACCGTTCGTACCCGACCGCGCTCGCCGCGGCCCGCGGGGCGGTCGACGAACTGGGCCCGAAGGAGCAGCTGCACGATCTGGCACCGGGGCCGATGGGCGGCGGGCCGATGCACATGGAGGGCGGGAATGGCGTACACGCGTAA
- a CDS encoding vitamin K epoxide reductase family protein, whose protein sequence is MAGAGRGFALLLVLTGAAGLLASWVITLDKFKLLQNPNFTPGCSLNPVVSCGSVMKSPQATVFGFPNPMLGLVAYGIVICVGISLLAGAAFPRWYWLVFGAGCLFGVGFVSWLQFESLYRIDALCLWCALAWVATILMFWYVTSFAVRHRFLPVPATPRAFFAEFTWVLPLLHIGVVGMLILTRWWDFWTS, encoded by the coding sequence GTGGCGGGCGCCGGCCGCGGCTTCGCGCTGCTCCTGGTGCTCACGGGCGCGGCCGGGCTGCTGGCCTCGTGGGTCATCACCCTCGACAAGTTCAAGCTGCTCCAGAACCCGAACTTCACGCCGGGCTGCAGCCTCAATCCGGTGGTGTCCTGCGGCAGCGTCATGAAGAGCCCGCAGGCCACGGTCTTCGGCTTTCCCAACCCGATGCTGGGCCTGGTGGCCTACGGCATCGTGATCTGCGTCGGCATCAGCCTGCTGGCCGGAGCCGCCTTCCCGCGCTGGTACTGGCTGGTCTTCGGCGCGGGCTGTCTGTTCGGGGTCGGGTTCGTGTCCTGGCTGCAGTTCGAGTCGCTGTACCGGATCGACGCGCTGTGCCTGTGGTGCGCTCTGGCCTGGGTCGCCACGATCCTGATGTTCTGGTACGTGACCTCGTTCGCCGTACGACACCGGTTCCTGCCCGTGCCGGCCACGCCCCGGGCGTTCTTCGCCGAGTTCACGTGGGTGCTGCCGCTGCTGCACATCGGGGTCGTCGGCATGCTGATCCTGACCCGCTGGTGGGACTTCTGGACCAGCTGA
- a CDS encoding long-chain fatty acid--CoA ligase, producing the protein MGVHRDLKRARRRADLPARTAVELIRDDTGTVREVRTAPLAPRRTGGSTADIPFVNAQEAPGAVVLRRRESGVWRPVTAAAFAREVTAAAKGLIAAGLEPGGRVAVMSRTRYEWTVLDFAIWAAGGQSVPVYATSSAEQVEWIVRDSGARFVVAETAENAETVAAGTAGHAEPPRIWQLDAEAVPELVALGRDIPDEEVTKLRTALAPETVATICYTSGTTGRPKGCVLTHANLHAEAANTVELLHPVFKEVTGQTASTLLFLPLAHILGRTLQIACLLARIELGHCPSIKPGELRPMFKEFRPTFLVGVPYLFEKIHDTGRATAERIGRGASFDRADRIGVRFAEAYLEKFLGTGKGPGIGLYAAWALYDLLVYRRVRKELGGRMRYAISGGSPLDRDLNLFFHAAGIIVYEGYGLTETTAAATIVPPLEPRPGTVGLPVPGTTVRIADDGEVLIRGGVVFRAYWNNPAATDAVLTDDWFATGDLGSLDGDGYLTITGRKKDILVTSGGKNVSPAVLEDRLRSRPPVGQCLVVGDRRPFVAALVTLDPEAVAHWMSVRGLPPDTPMADIIRDPRMRADVQQAVDHANEAVSRAESIRAFALVDGEFSEENGLLTPSLKVKRQAVAIAYAEQIEALYGG; encoded by the coding sequence ATGGGCGTACACAGGGATCTGAAACGGGCTCGGCGGCGCGCCGATCTGCCGGCGCGTACGGCGGTCGAGCTGATCAGGGACGACACCGGCACGGTGCGCGAGGTCCGCACGGCTCCCCTGGCGCCCCGGCGCACCGGCGGCAGCACCGCCGACATCCCGTTCGTGAACGCCCAGGAGGCTCCCGGCGCCGTGGTCCTGCGCCGCCGGGAGAGCGGCGTCTGGCGCCCGGTGACCGCCGCGGCCTTCGCCCGCGAGGTCACCGCCGCCGCCAAGGGGCTGATCGCCGCCGGCCTCGAACCCGGCGGCCGGGTCGCGGTGATGTCCCGCACCCGCTACGAGTGGACGGTCCTGGACTTCGCGATCTGGGCCGCCGGCGGCCAGAGCGTCCCCGTCTACGCCACCTCTTCGGCCGAACAGGTGGAGTGGATCGTGCGCGACTCCGGCGCCCGTTTCGTCGTCGCCGAGACCGCCGAGAACGCCGAGACGGTCGCCGCCGGCACGGCCGGCCACGCCGAACCCCCGCGCATCTGGCAGCTGGACGCCGAGGCGGTCCCCGAACTCGTCGCCCTCGGCCGGGACATCCCCGACGAGGAGGTCACCAAGCTCCGTACGGCCCTCGCGCCCGAGACGGTGGCCACGATCTGCTACACGTCCGGCACCACCGGACGGCCCAAGGGCTGCGTGCTCACCCACGCCAACCTGCACGCCGAGGCCGCCAACACGGTGGAGCTGCTTCACCCGGTCTTCAAGGAGGTCACCGGCCAGACCGCGTCCACCCTGCTCTTCCTTCCCCTCGCCCACATCTTGGGCCGCACCCTGCAGATCGCCTGTCTGCTGGCCCGGATCGAGCTGGGCCACTGCCCCAGCATCAAGCCCGGTGAACTGCGGCCGATGTTCAAGGAGTTCCGGCCCACCTTCCTGGTCGGGGTGCCGTACCTCTTCGAGAAGATCCACGACACCGGGCGGGCCACCGCGGAGAGGATCGGCCGGGGTGCCTCCTTCGACCGGGCGGACCGGATCGGGGTGCGCTTCGCGGAGGCCTACCTGGAGAAGTTCCTCGGCACGGGCAAGGGCCCGGGGATCGGTCTGTACGCCGCCTGGGCGCTGTACGACCTGCTGGTCTACCGGCGCGTCCGCAAGGAGCTGGGCGGCCGGATGCGCTACGCCATCAGTGGCGGCTCCCCGCTCGACCGCGATCTCAACCTGTTCTTCCACGCGGCCGGCATCATCGTCTACGAGGGCTACGGCCTCACCGAGACCACCGCCGCCGCCACCATCGTCCCGCCGCTCGAGCCGCGCCCCGGCACGGTCGGCCTGCCGGTCCCCGGCACCACGGTCCGCATCGCCGACGACGGGGAGGTCCTCATCAGGGGCGGGGTGGTGTTCCGGGCGTACTGGAACAACCCGGCGGCGACGGACGCGGTGCTCACCGACGACTGGTTCGCCACCGGTGACCTCGGCTCCCTCGACGGCGACGGCTATCTCACCATCACCGGCCGCAAGAAGGACATCCTCGTCACCTCCGGCGGCAAGAACGTTTCCCCCGCCGTCCTGGAGGACCGGCTGCGCAGCCGCCCGCCCGTCGGACAGTGCCTCGTCGTCGGCGACCGGCGCCCCTTCGTCGCGGCTCTCGTCACGCTCGACCCGGAGGCGGTGGCCCACTGGATGTCGGTCCGCGGACTGCCCCCCGACACCCCGATGGCGGACATCATCCGGGACCCGCGGATGCGCGCCGACGTTCAGCAGGCGGTGGACCATGCCAA